The region GACCCTCGGTGATCGAGGCGCTCCCGACACCGTCGAGTTCCAGTACCCGATCGACAATTTCGTCGGTGAGCTCGGTGGTGTAGACGTACAGCGTTTCGCCCGTTTCCGTGGCGTCGCGGAGCCCGTCGATCGTATCGACGGCGACGAGCCGTCCCTGGTCGATGATCGCAACGCGATCACAGACCGCCTCGACCTGTTCCATGACGTGACTGGAGAAAAACACCGTCGTCCCACGCTCGTTCTCCGCTCGAATAATCTCGCGCATTTCGCGGGCCCCGTTGGGATCCAGTCCGGTCGAGGGCTCGTCGAGGACGAGGAGATCGGGATCGCCGATCAGTGCCATCGCGAGGACGAGCCGCTGACGCATCCCCTTCGAGTACCCACCCGCCTTCCGATCCGCGGCATCGGCGATCCGAACCCGCTCGAGGAGTGCCATCGGATCTTCGTCTACAGCTTTCATCTCCAGAGCGAACTCGAGGTGTTGGCGACCGGTGAGCCGATCGTACACGTGGTAGCCGTCCGGGAGGACACCCGTTCGTCGCCGGACCGTCTCCCCTTCCGTCTGTGCATCGTGGCCGAGAACGGTTACGATCCCCTCGGTCGGTCGGATAAAGTCCAGGAGGATATCGATCGTCGTCGACTTCCCCGCGCCGTTCGGGCCGAGAAACCCGAAGATTTCGCCTTCTTCGACTCGGAGCTCGAGATCGTCGACCGCGACGACGTCGCCGAATCGTTTCGTCAGCCCGTCAATTTCAATTGCAGCCATCGTCCCCTCTCATACGACCGTTGTTTCCGTCCGTAGTTATACTGTCAACTGTCACGTAGATCCATAGCTATCGTCGTCGCATAAGTATTGTTGTTTCTTTTACATTTTGACAGCGGGTTTACTCAAAGATATTTGAGACGCGTTGCCGCGTTCTCACGGCACGTGAGTGCAACGAGAGTATCGCGTAGAACGGGAGCGAGCAGCTACTCAGTGGCTCCATCGTCAGCGGACTGTTCGAGTGTGACCGTCGCTGTATCGTCCATGCTGAGACGAAGCGGCTCGTCGCCCAGCGTCACGTCGAACGTCGCAGCGAACGGATCGTCAGCGATGATATCAGTCGCGATCACATCCGTTGTAATATACTCGAAAAATTCCCACAGTGGAACGTCCAGTAGCGAAATGTCGTGCTCCCAGAACGAGTAGAGCACTGTCGGGTGGAACGCGACCGGCACTTCGACCGGCAAGCTGATTCTGTGTCGGCATTCACGACACGAACTGACGTGGAGATGAACCGTTTTCCCGGTATGTTCGTACACGTCGACACCCGTCTCCACCGGGCCGAAACACTCGGGGCAAACGTCCCCTCGTAGCTGAACGTACATACTCCAGATGCGGTAGCCGAAGCTCTCGATGATCTCCGACGATGTCCGGCCACGCGTTTGACTCTGCGGGAAGAAGTCGGTAACGAGGATCGCGTCGCACGAGGTGCAGCGAACGCGGAACTGTTCGGCGTCGAGCGTCGCTAACAGTGACGATCCGTCACAGAACAGACAGACACCGGATACCGACGTGTCTTCGAACGTCGACGTACTCTCGTACACCTCGGAGAGGACCGTCCGAACGATTTTGTGACCGCTATACGTCAGTCGGTAGCCGTCGGGAGTCTCACTGACGAACTGGTCGACGAGCCGGTCGAGGTGATACGAAAATTGGGACGAGCTCCCGACATCGACTGCGTTGTACAGTTCGGTAAAGGACATCGTATACCACGACTCTTGATGTTCTCGATCCGCGTTGTCCAATGCCAGTAATATTTGCAACCGATGGGCGTTTCCGAGCGAGCTGATCGCGTCGACCACGTTCTGATCGATCTGAGCGTTTTGGTCCACTCCCATGTTCAGTCACTACCGGTCTCTTCTCTCTCGGCCGAGATAAGGGCGCTTGTCGACATCCTCCTCTATATCGGGAGTCGTGGACTTCGTCTCGTGAGCATCGACTAGCAGACGGTGAATCCCGTCTACCGTTTTGATGCGAAACACATCGGTGTCTGCATCCGGGGACGGATCGATGCGGACTGTTATCTCTTGGTTCGTCATTCCAGACGCTGTTTGATTTTGTGCAAGGAGGGACAGATGCCGTGCTTTGCTCAACCGGGTTCCGTATCAAATGGGGACCGCTCTCGAGAACGGAATCGTGATGACGACGTCGAAGTATGTGTAACAGACGTCTGTAACAGATAGATCTGGGTATCGTCTTTCGCCTCGACTTCTTTCTATACCCGGTCGCGACGTTTCTCGCTCCGGTTCGTACGGTCCTCGCTCCTTCGGGCGGGGAGGATGTCGAGACTGTCGCCCGGTTCAGTCGTTGAGGAATTGCTGCGTGAGCGCACCGACTTCTGATCGGAACGTCTTCGTGTCGACCGATGTGTCGCCGTGATAGAGCCGTTTGTGTTCTTCGCGAACGATATCCTCGAGGACGCGCTCGTAAAGCGTTTCGAACGTGACGGGACGCTCCTGATCCTCGAGCTTGCTCGCGAGTTTTTCGAACCGACGCTCCGTCGCATATCTCTCGGCTAATTCACTCGCGGAGGCGTCGACTGGAATCGTCTCGTCGACCTCGCGAAACGAGGGATGGAGCAGCTTCGCCCGCTGGCTGCGTTTGTTTCGGACGACGACTCCCTCGGCAGGGCCGTCGTACCATACGGATTGGGGGATCGAATACGAATCCGGGTCGAAATCTCGAGCGCGGCGTTCCCGTTCGAAGACGTTCACCGACTGGAGACCGATCCGATCGAATATCCGCTCGACGGTATCGACCGGGTAGAAACTGTCTTTCTGGGCGGACCAGACGTCGAATCCGAGAACCGATGGCGTCCGCTCCCAGTCGTAGTCGATTGCGTGCTGGTGCATCGCCTCGCCGAAGAAAACGAGGGTCTCGACATCGTCGACGGCATCCCGGAGCGCCGCTCGGTCGAGGTTCGATCTCACGTGGCGAACAGCGTGTTGATACGGCTCGGGAACGGTTTCCGGGTCATCGTAGACACGATTCCGATCGCCGAATCGTATCAGTCCCGACTCCCGGAGTTGGAAGCGAAAGTTCGCTCCGTCGACCTTCTCGAGGAGCCACAGGTGTCCCTTCTCGAAAAGACCGTCGGGAGCGTCCGCGACGCGAGGAATCGATGGAAACGTCTTCATTTACTATTAGTCACTGCCTCCTCACACTTAGTCTCGAGTTCGTCCTGTGGGTGTGAGTCGTCGTCGACGACCAGCGGGTTGCGGATGTCGTCGGTTCGTCTGCCGTCGGGGTGATGGCTTCCGCAGGGCCAGCGAGACACTCGTAGAGACGCTCTTCGACCGATGGCCCTCCGCGGCAAGGGTAGCGGATTTGGCCGCACTCGCGATAGTTGTACCGTGATACTCCGCGAGTTCAGATCCGTCGTGATAGTCCGACGGTTTCTCTCAACGAATTTTATCACCTATTGGGTCTCGTTATATATTATATCTATTTATTTTCAAGTTATGTATGGTCAGTTAACTTTATTTACTATTGCCATGTGGGAACGAATATGGAGGAACAAAAACAGGCAGTCTCCTCAGTCGATGACTTCACAGTCATAGATACTGATCTCCATCTGACGGAACAGCAGGAAGACATCCTACCATACCTCGAAGAACCGTTCAACAAGGTTCTCAACGTCAACAATCAGGAAAAACGAGGACAAGTAGAGGGCGGATATCTGAGCCAGTTGTACCCTTCCGCAGGCCACCTCACTCCAACTGATACCGGTCGAGCCGAGACTGACGACGTTCGGAGTCCCGAAGACGTTGAGCGCGCGATGGAACTACTCAGTCTTGATGACGCCATCCTCACGCCTGGCCTGAATCTCCGCCTCGGGTTGGTCCACCACGACGAACTCGCAGCAGGATTCATGACCGCATACAATAATTGGATCATGGATACGATTCTCGATGAAGGGTACCACGGTTCGATGGTTGTCACACCACAGAAGCCCGAAAAATCAGCCGAGGAAATTGATCGACTGACTAGTGAATCCCAAATAAAGGCGGTTATGATTCCTGGCGGTGGTGTCCACCCTCCGCTAGGCCGCGAGAAATATTTCCCTATTTACGAAGCCGCCGAGGACGCCGGGCTCCCAGTGATGATTCATAATGCTGCGACTGGCATCGTTGGTAACTACCCTATCCAGTGGCGCGGCACGAAACGCTATATCGAGGTCCATGTTCCTTACCACTCTGCCGAACAGATGTGGCACCTATCAACTATGCTCACGAACGGCGTCCCGGTCCGCTTCCCTGACCTTGATTTCGTCATTCAGGAGTCCGGAATTGGATGGATTCCGTACTTCATGCGGCGGTACGACAACGAGTACGGCAAAAAGCAGAACGACGCGCCCTTGCTGGAAAAGCGCCCAAGCGACTACATTCGCGACCAGTTTTTCTTCACCAGCCAACCGACTGAAGGGATCGATGATCCTGAATACCTTTGTCACACTATTCGGATGTTCAGCGGTGCCGAGAACCTCATGTTCTCAACCGACTATCCCCACTACGACTTTGACTACACCGATGCACTGCTGAGTTCACTCCGCACCGAGTTCAACGCCGATGAGATACAGAATATCTACGGCCAGACTGCTGCAAACGTATTCGATCTATGAGCGAAAAACAAAAACACTTTGTGACAACCGCAGACGAGCTCGACGATGGCGAACACGTTATCGTGGACATCAAGGAGCGCGAGATAGCGGTATTCAACCTTGACGGAGACTATTACGGTCTCCTCAATTACTGTACCCATCAAGGAGGTCCTGCCTGCGAGGGTCGACTAACCGGCGAACTCACTGAAGATGAAGATGGGGAACTCAGCTACGAGCGTGATGGCGAATTCGTCTGCTGCCCCTGGCACGGCTGGGAGTTCGATATCAAGTCAGG is a window of Natrinema salaciae DNA encoding:
- a CDS encoding ABC transporter ATP-binding protein, coding for MAAIEIDGLTKRFGDVVAVDDLELRVEEGEIFGFLGPNGAGKSTTIDILLDFIRPTEGIVTVLGHDAQTEGETVRRRTGVLPDGYHVYDRLTGRQHLEFALEMKAVDEDPMALLERVRIADAADRKAGGYSKGMRQRLVLAMALIGDPDLLVLDEPSTGLDPNGAREMREIIRAENERGTTVFFSSHVMEQVEAVCDRVAIIDQGRLVAVDTIDGLRDATETGETLYVYTTELTDEIVDRVLELDGVGSASITEGRLRVTVDGVSKFAVLHAIDADVVPIQDFTVVESSLEDLFVRYTNDEQEVAE
- a CDS encoding ArsR/SmtB family transcription factor; translated protein: MGVDQNAQIDQNVVDAISSLGNAHRLQILLALDNADREHQESWYTMSFTELYNAVDVGSSSQFSYHLDRLVDQFVSETPDGYRLTYSGHKIVRTVLSEVYESTSTFEDTSVSGVCLFCDGSSLLATLDAEQFRVRCTSCDAILVTDFFPQSQTRGRTSSEIIESFGYRIWSMYVQLRGDVCPECFGPVETGVDVYEHTGKTVHLHVSSCRECRHRISLPVEVPVAFHPTVLYSFWEHDISLLDVPLWEFFEYITTDVIATDIIADDPFAATFDVTLGDEPLRLSMDDTATVTLEQSADDGATE
- a CDS encoding RNA ligase family protein, which translates into the protein MKTFPSIPRVADAPDGLFEKGHLWLLEKVDGANFRFQLRESGLIRFGDRNRVYDDPETVPEPYQHAVRHVRSNLDRAALRDAVDDVETLVFFGEAMHQHAIDYDWERTPSVLGFDVWSAQKDSFYPVDTVERIFDRIGLQSVNVFERERRARDFDPDSYSIPQSVWYDGPAEGVVVRNKRSQRAKLLHPSFREVDETIPVDASASELAERYATERRFEKLASKLEDQERPVTFETLYERVLEDIVREEHKRLYHGDTSVDTKTFRSEVGALTQQFLND
- a CDS encoding amidohydrolase family protein, coding for MEEQKQAVSSVDDFTVIDTDLHLTEQQEDILPYLEEPFNKVLNVNNQEKRGQVEGGYLSQLYPSAGHLTPTDTGRAETDDVRSPEDVERAMELLSLDDAILTPGLNLRLGLVHHDELAAGFMTAYNNWIMDTILDEGYHGSMVVTPQKPEKSAEEIDRLTSESQIKAVMIPGGGVHPPLGREKYFPIYEAAEDAGLPVMIHNAATGIVGNYPIQWRGTKRYIEVHVPYHSAEQMWHLSTMLTNGVPVRFPDLDFVIQESGIGWIPYFMRRYDNEYGKKQNDAPLLEKRPSDYIRDQFFFTSQPTEGIDDPEYLCHTIRMFSGAENLMFSTDYPHYDFDYTDALLSSLRTEFNADEIQNIYGQTAANVFDL
- a CDS encoding Rieske (2Fe-2S) protein, with protein sequence MSEKQKHFVTTADELDDGEHVIVDIKEREIAVFNLDGDYYGLLNYCTHQGGPACEGRLTGELTEDEDGELSYERDGEFVCCPWHGWEFDIKSGHNLARSNEYRVPTYEVVEEGGDLYVTL